In a genomic window of Acidilobus saccharovorans 345-15:
- the sucC gene encoding ADP-forming succinate--CoA ligase subunit beta — translation MKLFEYEAKEIIRKYGIETPKGVVVREGDDIRKAIESSGLTPPLAVKAQVLVAGRGKAGGIKLVNNVDEAVSVSQQLFKTPIKGIKPSILLIEQAIKHDAELYAGIVLDRAERKPLVLVSKYGGMDLEEVAREHPEAIIKYYVDPYKGLRNYEARILGKQLGLTGKALSSFENFLQALYRAFMDYDAELAESNPLALLPDKVLPLDLRIIIDDNSLFRHTEYAATEKERLGELSEREIAAREKDLAYVELDGDVGVIGNGAGLTMTTMDLVYEFGMKPADFLDVGGGAEAEHIRDAVEFVMSDPKVKKVFINIFGGITRADEVARGIVMALKDLGNKAKPLVVRLTGTNEEQGREILKEVGITPYSDPLEALQALKNL, via the coding sequence GTGAAGCTGTTTGAGTATGAGGCTAAGGAGATCATAAGGAAGTACGGCATCGAAACGCCGAAGGGCGTCGTAGTGCGCGAGGGTGACGATATAAGGAAGGCCATAGAAAGCTCGGGCCTAACCCCTCCACTGGCCGTTAAGGCGCAGGTCCTGGTTGCCGGAAGGGGCAAGGCCGGCGGAATAAAGCTTGTAAATAACGTTGACGAGGCCGTCTCGGTGTCCCAGCAGCTCTTCAAGACTCCAATCAAGGGAATAAAGCCCTCTATCCTGCTTATAGAGCAGGCCATAAAGCATGATGCGGAGCTCTACGCTGGAATAGTGCTTGATAGGGCCGAGAGGAAGCCCCTCGTGCTGGTAAGCAAGTACGGTGGCATGGATCTTGAGGAGGTTGCCAGGGAGCACCCCGAGGCCATAATAAAGTACTACGTGGACCCATACAAGGGACTAAGAAATTATGAGGCCAGAATACTGGGCAAGCAGCTTGGCCTCACAGGCAAAGCACTTTCAAGCTTTGAGAACTTCCTGCAGGCGCTGTACAGGGCATTTATGGACTATGACGCTGAGCTCGCCGAGAGCAACCCGTTGGCGCTTCTGCCAGACAAGGTTCTGCCCCTCGACCTCAGGATAATAATCGACGACAATAGCCTCTTCAGGCACACGGAGTACGCCGCCACCGAGAAGGAGAGGCTCGGAGAGCTCAGCGAGAGGGAGATAGCGGCCAGAGAGAAGGACCTTGCCTACGTGGAACTTGACGGTGATGTCGGGGTTATCGGAAACGGGGCAGGGCTCACTATGACCACCATGGACCTCGTCTACGAGTTTGGAATGAAGCCTGCCGACTTCCTTGACGTAGGAGGGGGAGCTGAGGCTGAGCACATAAGGGATGCCGTTGAGTTCGTTATGAGTGACCCCAAGGTCAAGAAGGTGTTCATAAACATATTCGGAGGCATAACTAGGGCCGACGAAGTTGCCAGGGGCATAGTAATGGCGCTCAAGGACCTGGGCAACAAGGCCAAGCCCCTAGTTGTGAGGTTAACTGGGACCAACGAGGAGCAGGGAAGGGAGATTCTTAAGGAAGTGGGCATAACGCCATACAGTGACCCGCTGGAGGCGCTTCAGGCGCTTAAGAACCTGTGA
- a CDS encoding glycoside hydrolase family 13 protein: MSVRPRLGKDRYGEPDLIFSYPWPEVAAGKHIYLVSEFTSYFPGRVELKRKGNRGVARVPVREGLYHYAFVDSLYRVYTDYENPRAAEVDLGLNMGRVMASVAEAGLKEIRDAISEGGLHGNLILHDERWPGYLSGYGGITAVRVFTVREEVDSVTLLALVEGSWKPFEAELALRDSYRDYYEARVPGRVEAYYFLLSVDGKKLPFGFDGLGSREPWMAESGYYSDTIPWYLGTSYYLVFPDSFAGYREDFVKLKTRPRERIGGNLKGLAEKLSYIKSVGFEAIYLTPIYVSNSYHRYDVIDQHRVDPSLGGEEALEDLVKESHRLGIKVVLDLVVHHTSPCSKEFSDALKGWKSSVYWNWYRFLVDSKDEVAHDAELLERYVDSGCRSFPEELRSKDPFYETFAKLWGMPKLNHQNRAVLDELCRVVSDWVARGIDGFRIDVAHGLPDDAMKYLYECIVNRRSESPVIMEIMGELSAFPMGIISNSAMNYEARGPILSFFRGEMTAFELSEKLNRQYLRLPLHVANALYNLLGSHDTPRVMDILGSKDLVARALVLTALMYGSFSAYYGDEVGLRGGKDPDNRLPMPWDESLWDKDLLDLVRKLIALRKASKALRYGYFKASPLGSDAIYVERTYGGETIMGYVTRRAVELSSLVECGEILLEGGLRNNYLDGFVLCRAK; this comes from the coding sequence ATGAGCGTCAGGCCACGGCTAGGCAAGGACAGGTATGGTGAGCCAGACCTTATCTTCAGCTATCCGTGGCCTGAGGTGGCCGCGGGAAAGCACATATACTTGGTGTCAGAGTTCACGTCATACTTCCCGGGCAGAGTTGAGCTGAAGAGGAAAGGCAATAGGGGAGTTGCGCGGGTACCCGTCAGGGAAGGACTTTATCATTATGCGTTTGTCGACAGCCTTTACAGAGTCTACACGGACTATGAGAACCCAAGAGCCGCTGAGGTGGATCTAGGCCTAAACATGGGAAGAGTGATGGCCAGCGTGGCCGAGGCAGGACTTAAGGAAATCAGGGATGCCATTTCTGAGGGCGGGCTTCACGGTAACCTTATACTGCACGACGAAAGGTGGCCAGGTTACCTCTCGGGCTATGGAGGAATCACTGCTGTGAGGGTTTTTACTGTGCGGGAAGAGGTGGACTCCGTAACACTGCTGGCTCTCGTGGAAGGATCATGGAAGCCCTTTGAAGCGGAACTGGCCTTAAGGGACTCCTACAGGGACTACTACGAGGCGAGAGTCCCCGGAAGAGTCGAGGCATACTACTTCTTGCTTTCAGTCGACGGCAAGAAATTGCCTTTCGGGTTTGATGGTCTGGGATCAAGGGAGCCATGGATGGCAGAAAGCGGCTACTACAGTGATACTATACCATGGTACCTGGGCACTTCATATTATCTTGTGTTTCCGGACAGCTTCGCGGGCTATAGGGAGGATTTTGTTAAGCTAAAAACAAGGCCCAGGGAGCGCATAGGAGGCAACCTTAAAGGGCTTGCAGAGAAGCTCAGTTACATAAAATCCGTCGGGTTCGAAGCCATATACTTAACTCCCATATATGTCTCTAACAGCTATCATCGCTATGACGTTATAGACCAACATCGCGTAGATCCATCGCTGGGCGGCGAGGAAGCCTTAGAGGACTTAGTGAAGGAGTCCCATAGGCTTGGAATTAAGGTGGTTTTGGACCTAGTGGTACATCACACGTCTCCCTGCTCTAAGGAGTTTTCTGACGCTTTGAAGGGGTGGAAGAGCTCGGTTTACTGGAACTGGTACAGATTCCTTGTGGACTCAAAGGATGAGGTGGCCCACGATGCAGAGCTGCTCGAGAGGTACGTTGATTCTGGCTGTAGGAGCTTCCCTGAGGAACTTCGCTCTAAGGACCCGTTCTATGAGACCTTTGCAAAGCTGTGGGGAATGCCAAAGCTAAACCATCAAAACAGAGCCGTCCTGGACGAGCTCTGCAGGGTAGTAAGCGACTGGGTGGCAAGAGGCATAGATGGCTTTCGCATAGATGTAGCGCACGGGCTTCCCGACGACGCTATGAAATACCTGTACGAGTGCATAGTGAACAGGAGGTCTGAGTCGCCGGTTATAATGGAAATAATGGGTGAGCTCTCTGCATTCCCCATGGGAATAATTTCGAACTCCGCTATGAACTACGAGGCCAGGGGCCCTATACTGAGCTTCTTCAGGGGCGAGATGACGGCCTTCGAGCTCTCGGAAAAGCTCAATAGGCAGTACCTTAGGTTGCCCCTACATGTTGCCAACGCGCTCTATAACCTGCTGGGCAGCCACGACACGCCTCGCGTAATGGACATATTAGGCTCTAAGGATCTCGTCGCCAGAGCTTTAGTTCTAACGGCCCTCATGTACGGTTCCTTCAGCGCCTACTATGGCGATGAGGTTGGGCTCAGGGGAGGCAAGGATCCTGACAACAGGCTTCCAATGCCATGGGATGAGAGCCTGTGGGACAAGGACCTTCTCGACTTAGTTAGGAAGCTCATAGCCCTTCGGAAAGCATCTAAGGCCTTGAGGTATGGCTACTTTAAGGCGAGCCCCTTAGGTTCCGACGCTATTTATGTAGAAAGGACCTACGGAGGGGAAACAATAATGGGTTACGTAACTCGCCGTGCCGTAGAGCTGTCCTCGCTAGTAGAGTGTGGGGAAATACTGCTGGAGGGCGGCTTAAGGAACAATTATCTGGACGGATTCGTTCTGTGCAGAGCTAAGTGA
- a CDS encoding cobalamin B12-binding domain-containing protein — translation MSSLQYTEERPYKVIVAKLGLDGHDRGAKVIARALKDAGFEVVYTGIRQTPEQVARAAIEEDADVIGVSILSGAHVHHVRLLIEKLKELGGEDIPVVVGGTIPIVDVDELKRLGVKEVFLPGESLSKMAEIIRELAAKKRQLEALMG, via the coding sequence ATGTCGAGCCTCCAATATACTGAGGAGAGGCCTTACAAAGTAATAGTGGCTAAGCTTGGCCTCGACGGCCACGACAGAGGGGCCAAGGTTATAGCAAGAGCCCTCAAGGACGCTGGCTTTGAGGTGGTTTACACGGGGATAAGACAGACCCCTGAGCAAGTCGCAAGGGCAGCCATAGAGGAGGACGCTGATGTAATAGGCGTTAGCATACTCAGCGGGGCTCATGTGCACCACGTCAGGCTGCTCATAGAGAAGCTAAAAGAGCTAGGAGGTGAAGATATACCCGTCGTGGTCGGAGGCACTATACCTATAGTTGATGTAGACGAGCTTAAGAGGCTAGGCGTCAAGGAGGTGTTCCTGCCGGGCGAGAGCCTAAGCAAGATGGCTGAAATAATAAGGGAGCTCGCAGCTAAGAAGCGTCAGTTGGAGGCTTTAATGGGGTGA
- a CDS encoding methylmalonyl-CoA mutase family protein, with product MGATFNNDEIKKISDKASEWRRTTLQQWLQRLPERQQEFTTLSDIPIKEVYTPADIPNFDYMEKLGLPGEYPFTRGIHATMYRARLWTMRMFSGYGSPEDTNKRLKFLIEHGETGLSLAFDYPTLVGIDPDDPMAEGEVGIVGVSVPTIVDMEVVFDGIDMGKVTTNMTINPPAPVLLSFYVAVAEKQGVPYSQIGGTTQNDPLKEFMAQKSYVFPPEPAVKVAMDLIEWSVKNLPKWNPISISGYHIREAGATAVQELAFTLADGIEYVRQLKNRGLDVDFFAPRLSFFFDAHINFFEEIAKFRAARRMWAKIMRDWFGAKNPRSWWLRFHTQTAGVSLTAQQPWNNIVRTAIEALAAVLGGTQSLHTNSFDEPFRVPSEFAAKIALRTQQIIAYETGVADTIDPLAGSYYVEWLTDEIEERAWKYIDKIESMGGMLEAVKKGFPQREIADAAYKFQKDVEEGRRFIVGVNIFTENEVEDVRKVPLLEFDQQEIEKKQKQRIAQVRSMRDQQRWSRALDELRKAAEKGENIMPYILNAVKAYATLGEIMNTLKEVYGVYVEPPIY from the coding sequence TTGGGTGCAACGTTCAATAATGACGAAATTAAGAAGATAAGCGATAAGGCCTCAGAGTGGCGGAGAACCACCTTACAGCAGTGGCTTCAGAGGCTTCCTGAGAGGCAGCAGGAATTTACTACACTGAGCGACATACCGATTAAAGAGGTCTACACTCCAGCCGACATACCTAACTTCGATTATATGGAAAAGCTTGGCCTGCCGGGCGAGTACCCCTTCACCAGGGGAATACATGCGACTATGTACAGGGCGCGCCTTTGGACGATGAGGATGTTCAGCGGCTATGGCAGCCCTGAGGACACTAACAAGAGACTTAAGTTCCTTATAGAGCATGGTGAGACAGGCCTAAGCTTAGCCTTTGATTATCCAACCCTTGTAGGCATAGATCCCGATGATCCTATGGCAGAGGGTGAGGTGGGCATCGTTGGTGTCAGCGTTCCAACCATAGTTGACATGGAGGTGGTCTTTGATGGCATAGACATGGGCAAGGTTACAACTAACATGACTATAAACCCGCCGGCGCCGGTGCTCCTCTCATTTTATGTGGCAGTTGCAGAGAAGCAGGGCGTGCCTTACTCTCAGATAGGGGGCACGACGCAGAATGACCCCCTGAAGGAATTCATGGCGCAGAAGAGCTACGTCTTCCCTCCAGAGCCCGCGGTCAAAGTGGCCATGGACCTAATAGAGTGGAGCGTCAAGAATCTCCCTAAGTGGAACCCGATAAGCATAAGCGGCTATCATATAAGGGAGGCTGGAGCCACCGCGGTTCAGGAGCTGGCCTTCACGCTGGCCGACGGCATAGAGTACGTGAGGCAGCTCAAGAACAGAGGCCTCGACGTTGACTTCTTTGCGCCTAGGCTCAGCTTCTTCTTTGACGCGCACATAAACTTCTTTGAAGAGATCGCCAAGTTCCGCGCGGCAAGGAGAATGTGGGCCAAGATTATGAGGGACTGGTTTGGCGCCAAGAACCCCAGGAGCTGGTGGCTCAGGTTCCACACACAGACCGCAGGCGTCTCGCTGACGGCCCAGCAGCCGTGGAATAACATAGTAAGGACGGCCATAGAGGCGCTCGCCGCCGTGCTAGGAGGCACTCAGAGCCTACACACCAACAGTTTCGACGAGCCGTTCAGGGTTCCAAGCGAGTTCGCGGCGAAGATTGCCCTTAGGACCCAGCAGATAATAGCCTATGAGACGGGGGTGGCGGATACTATAGATCCACTTGCGGGAAGCTACTATGTGGAGTGGCTAACGGATGAAATAGAGGAGAGGGCCTGGAAGTATATTGACAAGATAGAGAGCATGGGAGGCATGCTGGAGGCCGTCAAGAAGGGCTTCCCGCAGAGGGAAATAGCTGATGCCGCATATAAGTTCCAGAAGGACGTGGAGGAGGGAAGGAGGTTCATAGTAGGCGTTAATATATTTACAGAGAACGAGGTAGAAGACGTCAGGAAGGTGCCGCTCCTGGAGTTTGACCAGCAGGAGATAGAGAAGAAGCAGAAGCAGAGGATAGCGCAGGTGAGATCCATGAGGGACCAGCAAAGGTGGTCGAGAGCCCTAGACGAGCTTAGAAAGGCCGCCGAAAAAGGTGAGAACATAATGCCCTATATACTTAACGCGGTGAAGGCTTATGCAACCTTAGGCGAGATAATGAACACCCTCAAGGAGGTGTATGGAGTCTATGTCGAGCCTCCAATATACTGA
- the sucD gene encoding succinate--CoA ligase subunit alpha, with protein MGIIVDENTKVIVQGITGREGSFHTRLMLQYGTKVVAGVTPGKGGTTVEGVPVYDTMDEAVKAHPDANTSIIFVPAKFAADAVFEAIDAGIKTIVVITEHIPIHDAMAFVNYAKEKGSIIIGPNCPGIINPGKTKVGIMPANVFTPGPVGVMSRSGTLTYEVSYFLSKAGLGQSTVIGVGGDPITGLTFPEVAEMFERDPQTKAIVMVGEIGGDAEERVAKMVKEGKIRKPIVAFIAGRTAPEGKRMGHAGAIIMLGTGAYKDKVAALEDAGVRVAITPYEIPKLVSEALKRA; from the coding sequence ATGGGCATAATAGTTGACGAGAACACTAAAGTAATCGTACAGGGCATAACTGGCAGGGAGGGTTCATTCCACACAAGGCTAATGCTTCAGTATGGCACCAAGGTAGTCGCCGGCGTGACCCCAGGCAAGGGAGGCACTACTGTTGAAGGCGTGCCGGTTTATGATACCATGGATGAGGCGGTGAAGGCGCACCCTGACGCCAACACGTCAATAATATTCGTGCCAGCTAAGTTTGCCGCTGACGCCGTCTTTGAGGCCATAGATGCCGGCATTAAGACCATAGTAGTCATAACTGAGCACATACCCATACACGACGCCATGGCATTCGTCAATTACGCCAAGGAGAAGGGCTCCATAATAATAGGGCCCAACTGCCCAGGCATAATAAATCCAGGCAAGACCAAGGTTGGCATAATGCCAGCCAACGTCTTCACGCCAGGGCCCGTTGGAGTGATGTCTAGAAGCGGTACCCTCACCTATGAGGTGAGCTACTTCCTCTCCAAGGCCGGCCTAGGGCAGTCAACGGTGATAGGAGTTGGCGGTGACCCCATAACTGGGCTCACGTTCCCAGAGGTAGCCGAGATGTTCGAGAGAGACCCGCAGACTAAGGCTATAGTTATGGTGGGCGAGATAGGCGGCGACGCTGAGGAAAGGGTGGCCAAGATGGTCAAGGAAGGCAAGATAAGGAAGCCCATAGTAGCGTTCATAGCCGGCCGCACAGCGCCCGAGGGCAAGAGAATGGGCCACGCAGGCGCCATAATAATGCTTGGCACTGGGGCCTACAAAGACAAAGTTGCCGCGCTGGAGGACGCTGGGGTAAGGGTGGCCATAACGCCCTATGAGATTCCTAAGCTTGTGAGCGAGGCCCTCAAGAGAGCCTAA
- a CDS encoding DEAD/DEAH box helicase, which translates to MIKLEIPPRFKVRGWLSDEDFQRILEFSKYVGRDRGFSIFELSDEKAKESGLGPVDILRELEELKDSIPQQDLETLREYLRRKGTVKIGLNSSSEVVISSELMLKPYLQEYLAQLKYSKELRSYIAKPYLYYDLVRHLNSKGIIVDDKIGLLERAKLPRQVKFVGQLRPYQQEALDAWSKNNNRGVIVLPTGAGKTVVAIAAIAAANVKTLIVAYTKEHVKQWSDAIRRFTDAGGLLGAFYGDEKSIGDITVTTYQTAYRYVRQLSPRFALVIFDEAHHLPADKFKAIAEYMLAPYRMGLSATAVREDNKQEEVFPLVGGIVYQKSASELMQEGFLAPYVIRRVTVKLAPEEQKLYDELRKRYASFAMGRTFQEVLEAAKKGEQNAIQALRIRAQMQSIVQESRSKLDKVVDIAKQELNKGSKIIIFTQYKRQAEELAQRLGALLIHGGLEREARDRALDEFKKLKSGVLVVTTVGDEGLDIPDANVGILVSGTGSRRQFIQRLGRLLRPMPGKTAVLYEVVASGTSEVVQSKKRREAVGD; encoded by the coding sequence ATGATCAAGTTGGAGATCCCACCGAGGTTTAAGGTGCGCGGCTGGCTCAGCGACGAGGACTTTCAGAGGATCCTCGAGTTCTCTAAATACGTGGGCCGCGACAGAGGGTTCTCCATATTTGAGTTGAGCGATGAGAAGGCCAAGGAGTCAGGCCTAGGCCCTGTTGACATATTAAGGGAGCTGGAGGAGCTCAAGGACTCCATTCCCCAACAGGACCTGGAAACATTGAGGGAGTACTTGAGGAGAAAGGGCACGGTTAAGATAGGTCTCAACTCTAGCAGCGAGGTCGTAATATCCAGCGAGCTCATGCTGAAACCATACCTGCAGGAGTATCTTGCGCAGCTTAAGTACAGCAAAGAGCTAAGAAGCTACATAGCCAAGCCTTACCTATACTATGACCTTGTCAGGCACTTGAACAGTAAGGGGATAATAGTTGATGATAAGATAGGGCTACTGGAGAGGGCTAAGCTGCCCAGGCAGGTAAAGTTCGTGGGCCAGCTAAGGCCTTATCAGCAGGAGGCTCTTGACGCCTGGTCAAAGAACAACAACAGGGGGGTAATAGTCCTGCCGACAGGCGCGGGCAAAACGGTGGTGGCCATAGCTGCCATAGCAGCAGCCAATGTGAAGACCCTCATAGTGGCCTACACTAAAGAGCACGTGAAGCAATGGAGCGACGCCATAAGGAGGTTCACAGATGCCGGTGGCCTGCTGGGGGCGTTCTATGGAGACGAGAAGTCCATAGGCGACATAACAGTGACCACCTACCAGACAGCATATAGGTACGTGAGGCAGCTGTCCCCGAGGTTTGCCCTGGTAATTTTTGACGAGGCTCATCACCTACCGGCGGACAAGTTTAAGGCAATAGCGGAGTACATGTTGGCCCCATATCGCATGGGGCTTTCCGCCACAGCAGTCAGGGAGGATAACAAACAGGAGGAGGTGTTCCCGCTGGTAGGAGGCATAGTTTATCAGAAGAGCGCGTCCGAGTTAATGCAGGAGGGTTTCCTGGCGCCCTACGTGATAAGGAGAGTCACGGTCAAGCTCGCGCCGGAGGAGCAGAAGCTATACGATGAACTGAGGAAGCGGTACGCCTCATTCGCTATGGGAAGGACTTTCCAAGAGGTCCTTGAGGCTGCAAAGAAGGGCGAGCAGAACGCCATACAGGCCCTGAGGATCAGGGCCCAGATGCAGTCTATAGTGCAGGAGAGCAGAAGCAAGCTGGACAAGGTAGTTGATATTGCAAAGCAGGAGCTGAATAAGGGCTCCAAGATAATAATATTCACGCAGTATAAGAGGCAGGCCGAGGAGCTTGCTCAGAGGCTCGGTGCGCTCCTCATACATGGAGGCCTTGAGAGGGAGGCCAGGGACAGGGCCCTTGACGAGTTTAAGAAACTTAAGAGCGGCGTGCTCGTAGTTACCACTGTAGGCGATGAGGGCCTTGACATACCTGACGCCAACGTTGGGATACTCGTCTCTGGAACTGGCTCTAGGAGGCAGTTCATACAGAGGCTTGGCAGGCTGTTAAGGCCTATGCCTGGCAAGACTGCAGTGCTATACGAGGTTGTGGCAAGCGGCACCAGCGAGGTTGTGCAATCAAAGAAAAGGAGGGAAGCAGTTGGGGACTAA
- a CDS encoding glycogen/starch/alpha-glucan phosphorylase, whose protein sequence is MAKDVIVSVTPEIALDELYSYAGGLGVLEGDKFYAMARRGAKYYVITLLYRHGYIDYTFEEDNTPVPREQEQPIELETLLRPEKEFVVKVKGNNVIARPWIYDRGKAKVVFMEAVCPEWARRYSEQAYIENCFEENIYKYIFLAKAAATYIRDYIGLDNVRNIDLQEAYTVLVMLALPEFKQYRFITHTPGPWGHPVYPTAVLGEEFGFGSPDPYVILTKVGMERAVVTYAVSAKHEEITKKTFKEYSEKISHITNGVDVERWQHPALKQLIASKGLDNLAEDDVWQAHAQAKKDFINMIKAYKDIGDKYLDKPVIVWLRRNTRYKRPYFIARFIEENGLSDVLFVVGGKAHPRDTDGLMYMKEFHRLSKQFPNVVHIYDYDVVKAKVLQAGADIQTFTPFSGWEASGTSFMKSLANAIPVVASKDGAVVEVVQHGVNGWLFGEDLRDLINIYTDPKAQEIDEKDYEEFSKYLNEAINIYGSEKYKSMALSALKTSYKFVDINRTLNEFYFKEEQAKTSQTISKEEKASPS, encoded by the coding sequence ATGGCAAAGGACGTGATAGTCTCCGTCACGCCGGAAATAGCGCTGGACGAGCTGTATAGCTACGCTGGAGGTCTAGGAGTTCTTGAGGGGGACAAGTTTTACGCTATGGCAAGGAGAGGCGCTAAATATTACGTAATAACGCTTCTCTATAGGCATGGGTACATTGACTATACCTTTGAGGAGGACAACACTCCTGTGCCCAGGGAGCAGGAGCAGCCCATCGAGCTTGAGACCCTGCTAAGGCCAGAGAAGGAGTTTGTAGTGAAGGTGAAGGGAAACAACGTAATAGCAAGGCCTTGGATCTATGATAGGGGTAAAGCTAAAGTAGTGTTCATGGAGGCGGTGTGCCCTGAATGGGCGAGGAGGTACAGCGAGCAGGCTTACATAGAAAACTGTTTTGAGGAGAACATCTACAAATACATATTCTTAGCCAAGGCTGCCGCCACCTACATCAGGGACTACATAGGTCTCGACAATGTAAGGAACATAGACCTGCAGGAGGCATATACGGTGCTGGTCATGTTGGCTTTGCCCGAGTTTAAGCAGTACCGCTTCATAACTCACACGCCAGGACCCTGGGGGCACCCCGTGTACCCTACAGCGGTCCTAGGCGAGGAGTTCGGCTTTGGCAGTCCAGATCCATACGTCATATTAACCAAGGTAGGCATGGAGCGCGCAGTGGTAACTTACGCCGTCTCAGCAAAGCATGAGGAGATAACGAAGAAAACGTTCAAGGAGTACTCCGAGAAGATATCCCATATAACCAACGGTGTCGACGTTGAGAGGTGGCAGCACCCCGCACTGAAGCAGCTGATAGCATCTAAGGGCCTTGATAACTTAGCAGAGGATGACGTGTGGCAGGCCCACGCTCAGGCTAAGAAGGACTTCATTAACATGATAAAGGCTTACAAGGACATAGGCGATAAGTACCTGGACAAGCCTGTTATAGTGTGGCTTAGAAGGAACACGCGCTACAAGAGGCCCTACTTCATAGCCAGATTCATAGAAGAGAACGGTTTAAGCGACGTGCTCTTCGTGGTTGGCGGTAAGGCGCATCCAAGGGACACGGATGGCCTTATGTACATGAAGGAATTCCACAGGCTCTCAAAGCAGTTCCCAAACGTGGTACACATATACGACTACGACGTAGTTAAAGCTAAGGTTCTTCAGGCAGGGGCTGACATACAGACCTTCACCCCCTTCTCAGGATGGGAGGCGAGCGGCACCAGCTTCATGAAGTCCCTTGCAAATGCCATACCGGTGGTAGCTTCCAAGGATGGCGCTGTAGTGGAGGTTGTTCAACATGGAGTCAACGGATGGCTCTTTGGGGAGGACCTTAGAGACCTTATAAACATCTACACGGATCCAAAGGCGCAGGAAATTGATGAAAAGGATTACGAGGAGTTCTCCAAGTATCTCAACGAGGCTATAAACATATATGGGAGCGAGAAGTACAAGTCAATGGCCCTCTCCGCACTAAAGACGTCATATAAGTTCGTTGACATAAACAGGACCCTTAACGAGTTCTACTTTAAGGAAGAGCAAGCAAAGACTTCACAGACGATAAGTAAGGAGGAAAAGGCTAGCCCCTCTTGA
- a CDS encoding ABC transporter substrate-binding protein: MVKLFSEILGKEVEVPERPSRIVSLSPAITETLYLLGAEDRVVGVSFFCDKPPEVSKKPRVGAYLNINYQLLQKLSPDLVLVTTGAQRDKISELESKGYVVYPIPLPVSMYGILDNIIVTGIVVGELPRARDLASSLVSKFISLKGALKGVKLYYEIDLGGPVSVGAHSYIGDAFDFLGAEHPFSMSRIPYIVNPDADAIKSFDPDVVVYEQKLGENATPEKVARRLASRGLDSLRAVKENHIVILDYDSLAHYGPSFFSALNDMVEKVLRVIKRG, encoded by the coding sequence ATGGTAAAGTTATTCTCTGAAATCCTGGGAAAAGAGGTTGAGGTGCCAGAGAGGCCATCGAGGATCGTCAGCCTCTCTCCCGCTATAACGGAGACCCTCTACCTACTAGGAGCTGAGGACAGAGTTGTTGGCGTAAGCTTCTTCTGTGATAAGCCGCCAGAGGTCTCCAAGAAGCCCAGGGTCGGTGCCTACCTGAACATAAATTATCAGCTGCTCCAGAAGCTAAGCCCTGACCTAGTGCTCGTGACCACGGGTGCCCAGAGGGATAAGATCTCTGAACTGGAGTCCAAAGGCTACGTAGTGTACCCTATTCCACTTCCAGTCAGCATGTATGGGATACTTGATAATATTATTGTAACAGGCATAGTGGTTGGAGAACTTCCACGGGCCAGGGACCTCGCATCAAGCCTGGTCAGTAAGTTCATAAGCCTTAAAGGCGCTCTAAAGGGCGTAAAGCTCTACTATGAGATAGACCTGGGAGGGCCCGTGAGCGTAGGGGCCCACAGCTATATAGGTGACGCCTTTGACTTCCTCGGGGCTGAACACCCATTTTCAATGAGCAGGATCCCCTACATAGTTAACCCAGACGCCGATGCTATTAAAAGCTTTGACCCTGATGTAGTAGTCTACGAACAGAAGTTGGGAGAGAACGCGACGCCAGAAAAAGTGGCCAGAAGGCTGGCCTCCAGGGGCCTTGACAGTCTTAGGGCTGTTAAGGAGAATCACATAGTTATACTTGACTACGACAGTTTGGCGCACTACGGTCCTAGCTTCTTCTCCGCGCTAAATGATATGGTTGAAAAGGTCCTAAGGGTAATCAAGAGGGGCTAG